The following proteins are co-located in the Lagopus muta isolate bLagMut1 unplaced genomic scaffold, bLagMut1 primary scaffold_204, whole genome shotgun sequence genome:
- the LOC125687773 gene encoding general transcription and DNA repair factor IIH helicase subunit XPD-like has product MFGVPYVYTQSHVLKARLQYLREHFQLRENDFLTFDAMRHSAQCVGRALRGKTDYGLMVFADKRFSRSDKRCRLPLWLQSHLLPSNLNLTVDEAVQVAKHFLRQMAQPFRKEEQLGLSLLTWEQLQTQEVQQRLNDLAQHA; this is encoded by the exons ATGTTTGGGGTGCCCTACGTCTACACACAGAGCCACGTCCTCAAG GCCCGCCTGCAGTACCTGCGGGAGCATTTCCAGCTGCGCGAGAACGACTTCCTCACCTTCGACGCCATGCGGCACTCGGCGCAATGTGTGGGGCGGGCGCTGCGGGGCAAGACGGACTACGGCCTGATGGTGTTCGCTGACAAG CGTTTCTCCCGCTCAGACAAGCGCTGCCGGCTGCCCCTGTGGCTGCAGTCCCACCTGCTGCCCTCCAACCTCAACCTGACGGTGGATGAAGCGGTGCAGGTGGCCAAGCACTTCCTGCGACAGATGGCGCAGCCCTTCCGCAAG gaggagcagctggggctgtcGCTGCTGacctgggagcagctgcagacGCAGGAGGTGCAGCAGCGCCTGAACGACCTGGCGCAGCATGCatga